The following are from one region of the Pocillopora verrucosa isolate sample1 chromosome 3, ASM3666991v2, whole genome shotgun sequence genome:
- the LOC136279461 gene encoding uncharacterized protein has translation MWRHYFPTYHPPFWSYSFTLFLLRFCLIIYLSMPPKARSGYTKKRKYRGNQYSTESKRSKKEKTSVSTKGLGKECSASARKIPAGLTTASSEGIKECKESIISGFRFVDMRILSSVMECMPCKECFVCDLILQEQAMKRKGCASNLRLLCCSCGWSMEFFTSAQIGRFFEVNRRFVYASRSVGCGRAAGKRFCGLMNMPPPPRPTPYARHNKEILRAVKKISLETMRDTAREIHDIKPGSDEGIARCGVSVDGTWQRRGFSSLNGCVSAISMDTGKVVDVEPLSKVCIKCREHENDPDTPETTAWRADHRASCKANFKGSAPAMEPEGALRMFQRSVDLHKLQYDEYYGDGDSKSYSLVKDVYQVYDIEVQKKECVGHVQKRLGTALRKLKKEKKGMGGKGRLTDAMIDRLQNYYGIAIRSNSGDLAAMKKAIYASLFHCASSADSNYHGHCPEGPESWCGFQRDKVNRTNTFKHGTGLPLDVREEIKPIYKRLSEDSLLSKCLDGKTQNQNESLNGMVWERVPKGVFVGSEVLQLGVYDAVAHFNIGSRAAIKVFESLGIPPGEFCINECQQLDKIRVLKAEYKFQEKNKTRRRLLRGKRKKKNDKSQEKEGDIYAPGAF, from the coding sequence ATGTGGCGACACTATTTCCCAACTTATCATCCACCATTTTGGTCGTATTCGTTCACTCTATTCCTATTGCGATTTTGcttgataatttatttatcaatgccACCAAAGGCTCGTTCTGGTTACACAAAAAAGCGTAAATATCGTGGAAACCAGTACTCTACTGAATCGAAGCGTtcgaagaaggaaaaaacgagTGTCAGCACCAAAGGTCTTGGGAAAGAATGTTCAGCTTCTGCCCGCAAGATTCCAGCAGGTCTGACCACCGCATCTTCTGAGGGTATCAAGGAGTGTAAGGAGTCAATCATAAGTGGATTTCGGTTTGTAGATATGAGAATTTTGTCTTCTGTGATGGAATGTATGCCATGCAAAGAATGCTTTGTTTGTGATTTAATTTTACAAGAGCAAGCTATGAAACGCAAAGGTTGTGCCTCGAATCTTCGTTTGCTTTGCTGCTCGTGTGGTTGGTCTATGGAATTCTTTACTTCAGCTCAAATAGGCCGTTTCTTTGAAGTAAACAGAAGATTTGTGTATGCTTCAAGATCTGTTGGTTGTGGACGTGCGGCAGGTAAGAGGTTTTGTGGACTTATGAACATGCCGCCACCTCCTAGACCTACACCATATGCTCGCCATAATAAAGAAATACTCCGAGCAGTAAAGAAGATCTCACTGGAGACAATGCGTGATACTGCAAGAGAGATTCACGATATCAAGCCAGGTTCAGATGAGGGCATAGCAAGATGTGGAGTGTCTGTTGATGGAACATGGCAGAGAAGAggcttttcttctttaaatggCTGTGTGAGTGCTATTAGCATGGATACAGGGAAAGTGGTAGATGTTGAGCCCCTAAGCAAAGTTTGTATCAAGTGCAGGGAGCATGAAAATGATCCTGACACCCCAGAAACTACTGCATGGAGAGCAGACCACAGAGCCTCTTGCAAGGCAAACTTTAAGGGTTCAGCACCAGCTATGGAACCAGAAGGCGCCCTTCGAATGTTTCAAAGGTCAGTAGATCTGCATAAGCTGCAGTATGATGAATATTATGGCGATGGTGACAGCAAAAGTTACTCATTAGTCAAAGATGTATACCAAGTCTATGATATTGAAGTTCAAAAGAAGGAATGTGTTGGCCATGTTCAAAAACGACTGGGAACAGCTTTACGAAagttaaagaaggaaaagaaagggatGGGTGGGAAAGGCAGGCTGACAGATGCCATGATTGACAGACTGCAAAATTACTATGGAATTGCCATTCGAAGCAACTCAGGTGATCTTGCTGCCATGAAGAAGGCAATTTATGCCAGCTTGTTTCACTGTGCTTCTTCTGCAGACAGTAATTACCATGGGCATTGCCCTGAGGGTCCTGAAAGCTGGTGTGGTTTTCAGCGGGACAAGGTCAATAGGACAAACACTTTCAAACATGGAACTGGCCTACCTTTAGATGTCAGAGAGGAAATCAAACCCATTTATAAAAGGTTGAGTGAGGACAGCCTTCTCAGCAAATGTCTTGATGGCAAGACTCAAAACCAGAATGAGTCACTCAATGGTATGGTTTGGGAGCGTGTGCCAAAGGGGGTGTTTGTTGGTTCTGAAGTACTGCAGCTGGGGGTTTATGATGCTGTCGCTCACTTTAATATTGGTTCAAGAGCAGCTATTAAAGTGTTTGAGAGTCTTGGAATTCCCCCAGGTGAATTCTGTATAAATGAATGCCAGCAGTTGGACAAGATTCGTGTTTTGAAAGCTGAATACAAGTTCCAAGAGAAGAACAAGACAAGGAGGAGGCTACTCaggggaaaaagaaagaaaaaaaatgacaaatccCAGGAAAAGGAGGGTGACATATATGCACCTGGTGCATTTTAA